A window from Deinococcus sp. Leaf326 encodes these proteins:
- a CDS encoding DUF4255 domain-containing protein, whose protein sequence is MIGALHEALRSMLYGDGKIPASDVDITFATPTRDWAAAINRPTINFNLYAIVENAQLRENEFMHIRHDIRETKRLRPRRIDLRYVVTTHFKSQLPELDDQEWQVLWRVLATLVRNADWPDELLPAEVRALDTPLQAQVAQAESAPRVSEVFGALGISPRPALHYVLTAPLDLNIEHLRSLAVGLSFSVRDPAGGLVQESRRYAWTLMDSAGEPVVGAEVRLPDGPGFSVSGGDGLFTTRLPHDEVTQVLVRLAGTDDWHLLRASPGEYRVVFGQDPAQESGLTRSRAKPPT, encoded by the coding sequence ATGATCGGCGCCCTCCATGAAGCGCTGCGCTCGATGCTCTACGGGGACGGCAAGATTCCGGCCAGCGACGTGGACATCACCTTCGCCACACCCACGCGGGACTGGGCGGCGGCCATCAACCGCCCCACCATCAATTTCAACCTGTACGCCATCGTCGAGAACGCGCAGCTGCGCGAGAACGAGTTCATGCACATCCGCCACGACATCCGGGAGACCAAGCGCCTGCGCCCGCGCCGCATCGACCTGCGTTACGTCGTGACCACGCACTTCAAGTCTCAGCTCCCGGAACTCGACGACCAGGAGTGGCAGGTGCTGTGGCGGGTGCTCGCCACGTTGGTCCGCAATGCCGACTGGCCCGACGAACTGCTGCCGGCCGAGGTCCGGGCGCTCGATACCCCCTTGCAGGCGCAGGTGGCCCAGGCCGAAAGCGCGCCGCGCGTTTCGGAGGTGTTCGGCGCGCTGGGGATCTCTCCCAGGCCCGCGCTGCACTACGTCCTGACGGCGCCGCTGGACCTGAATATCGAGCACCTGCGCAGCCTCGCCGTTGGCCTGAGCTTCAGCGTGCGCGACCCCGCCGGCGGCCTGGTCCAGGAATCGCGCCGGTACGCCTGGACCCTGATGGACAGCGCAGGCGAGCCGGTTGTGGGCGCCGAGGTGCGGCTGCCTGACGGCCCGGGCTTCAGCGTGAGCGGCGGCGACGGCCTCTTCACTACCCGGTTGCCTCACGACGAGGTCACCCAGGTCCTCGTGCGCCTTGCCGGCACCGACGACTGGCACCTGCTGCGCGCCTCGCCGGGCGAGTACCGGGTGGTCTTCGGGCAGGACCCGGCGCAGGAGTCTGGCCTCACACGTAGCCGGGCCAAACCGCCGACCTGA
- a CDS encoding PAAR domain-containing protein, translating to MSFPALRVGDPGAHGGVVSSGAATVTVAGVPAARLGDAHSEPPPLAAHGPQVIARGSATVFIEGRPAARQGDLLACGAVLSATQATVLIGG from the coding sequence ATGTCCTTTCCAGCCCTCCGCGTCGGAGATCCCGGCGCCCACGGCGGCGTGGTGAGCAGTGGGGCCGCCACCGTCACGGTCGCCGGCGTCCCGGCCGCCCGCCTCGGCGACGCGCACAGCGAGCCGCCGCCTCTGGCTGCCCACGGCCCGCAGGTCATCGCCAGGGGGTCGGCCACCGTCTTCATCGAAGGCCGCCCGGCCGCGCGCCAGGGTGACCTGCTGGCCTGCGGGGCTGTCCTGAGCGCCACGCAGGCGACAGTCCTCATCGGCGGATGA
- a CDS encoding WGxxGxxG family protein gives MKQETKTALLVLTLSLISMPALAQDSTTDTTVTGTTTTDTTTQNDDNGMDWGWLGLLGLAGLAGLRRKEPVVVRHDQTTHR, from the coding sequence ATGAAGCAAGAAACGAAAACGGCTCTGCTAGTCCTGACCCTGAGCTTGATCTCGATGCCTGCGCTGGCACAAGACAGCACGACGGATACCACGGTCACTGGCACGACGACCACCGACACCACCACTCAGAATGATGATAACGGGATGGACTGGGGTTGGCTCGGCTTGCTCGGTCTCGCCGGTCTTGCTGGCCTCCGCCGCAAAGAACCTGTCGTCGTGCGCCACGATCAGACGACTCACCGCTAA
- a CDS encoding spore photoproduct lyase family protein codes for MPPRFPLDIRQIYVEPRAAELPRGQEILARFPKAEQIEVASHWNIPGLHGNAGLVGDWLRIKRQVLVLGTRKTLTMRPNGRSADFIAPGMANGCALSCAYCYVPRHKGYANPITTFANIGDVSQALERHAQKLGPKLKANSVDPHAWVYDLGENSDLSVDALISGNVRDLVTLFRRLPNAKASFATKYVNRELLGYDPQGRTRIRFSLMPAQTARVVDIGTSPMSERLAAINDFVEADYEVHLNFSPVIIFEGWTNAYRELFAQIDAALSPQAKAQLAAEVIFLTHNAGLHEVKLGWHPKAEALLWTPQWQETKQSEYGGVNLRYRRGLKGRAVERFTVLLREALPYCTIRYAF; via the coding sequence ATGCCGCCCCGCTTTCCCCTCGACATCCGGCAGATCTATGTCGAGCCCCGCGCGGCTGAGCTTCCCCGGGGGCAGGAAATCCTGGCCCGCTTTCCCAAGGCCGAGCAGATTGAGGTCGCCTCCCACTGGAATATCCCCGGACTGCATGGCAATGCCGGGCTGGTGGGAGACTGGCTGCGCATCAAACGGCAGGTGCTCGTGCTGGGCACCCGCAAGACCCTGACGATGAGACCCAACGGCCGCAGTGCTGATTTCATCGCCCCGGGGATGGCCAACGGCTGCGCGCTGTCCTGCGCCTACTGCTACGTGCCTCGCCACAAGGGCTACGCCAACCCCATCACCACGTTCGCCAACATTGGGGACGTCTCCCAGGCACTGGAACGCCACGCTCAGAAACTGGGGCCTAAACTAAAGGCCAACTCGGTCGATCCGCACGCCTGGGTCTATGACCTCGGTGAGAACAGTGACCTGAGCGTGGACGCCCTAATCTCGGGCAATGTCCGGGATCTCGTCACCCTCTTCCGGAGGCTGCCGAACGCCAAGGCGTCCTTCGCCACGAAGTATGTCAATCGGGAATTGCTCGGCTACGACCCCCAGGGCCGGACCCGCATTCGCTTTTCGTTGATGCCTGCGCAGACGGCGCGCGTGGTGGACATCGGTACCTCTCCTATGTCTGAGCGTCTTGCGGCCATCAACGATTTCGTCGAGGCCGATTACGAGGTGCACCTGAACTTCTCTCCCGTGATCATTTTCGAGGGCTGGACGAACGCCTACCGGGAGCTGTTCGCGCAGATCGATGCAGCGCTCTCCCCACAGGCCAAGGCGCAGCTGGCGGCCGAGGTAATCTTTCTGACCCACAATGCGGGGCTGCACGAGGTGAAACTCGGCTGGCATCCGAAGGCGGAAGCGCTGCTGTGGACACCGCAGTGGCAGGAGACGAAACAGTCCGAGTATGGGGGCGTCAACCTGCGCTACCGGCGGGGCCTCAAGGGCAGGGCAGTCGAGCGGTTCACGGTCTTGCTCCGTGAGGCGTTGCCCTACTGCACCATTCGGTACGCTTTCTGA
- a CDS encoding heavy metal translocating P-type ATPase yields MTSRPPSDRSGTSQPLTYFVDGMDCASCVVKVERMVGTLPGTEGVKTSFTKQTLTLHLDEHQTSRTALEKNLKALGYTPSLLSQAPTAVTGAPKAHDHAGHDHAGHTHEVAPAGTPWYRTGQGRLVVTSGILLLAAWLFGFVEPRFATAGYIAATLLGVWPLARKAVASARLGDPFSINMLVSLAAIGAVAIGEAPEGAVVVFFFAIGELLEGVAAGRARAGIQALAALAPKTALLVEGTGTREVPADQLQVGQTVQVNPGARVPADGRILRGTSSLDDSPVTGESVPVNKSAGDMVFAGSINTDGVLAIQVEKAAHDNTIARIIHMVEEAEGNKAPTARFIDRFSRWYTPGVVLVSALVILVPPLALGGAWHDWLYKGISLLLIGCPCALVLSVPASITSAISAGTRRGLLIKGGGALETIGSVKTIAFDKTGTLTAGKPRVTDVLGQGLDRAEVLRLAAAVESGSSHPLARAITQAAQESQIAVPPATEAQALPGKGATATVEGRVLSVISPRHAATLAPLSAELSRAITSFEEQGRTAVVVLEGRTPLGVIAIRDEPRPDARAALAQLHALGVNTVMLTGDNARTGQAIARDLGLDVQAELLPEDKLRIIAELKAQGGVAMVGDGINDAPALAQSDVGIAMGGGTDVALETADAALLQERVTGVVDLVVLSRATMGNIKVNIAFALGLKAIFLVTTLLGYTNLWMAILADTGATALVTANALRLLSWKSQAASKALPVTPAPRAT; encoded by the coding sequence ATGACCTCTCGGCCTCCCTCGGATCGTTCAGGCACCTCCCAGCCGCTCACGTACTTCGTGGACGGTATGGACTGCGCCAGCTGTGTCGTCAAGGTCGAGCGCATGGTAGGCACTCTTCCGGGAACCGAGGGGGTCAAAACCAGTTTCACTAAGCAGACCCTGACCCTGCACCTCGACGAGCACCAGACCTCCCGCACCGCACTGGAAAAAAATCTGAAGGCCCTCGGCTATACCCCCTCCCTGTTGAGCCAGGCCCCCACGGCCGTCACTGGTGCCCCCAAAGCGCACGATCATGCGGGGCACGACCACGCAGGCCACACCCATGAGGTCGCTCCTGCGGGCACCCCCTGGTACCGGACTGGACAAGGCCGCCTGGTCGTCACCTCCGGGATTCTGTTGTTGGCTGCCTGGCTGTTCGGTTTCGTCGAACCCCGGTTCGCGACCGCTGGGTACATCGCCGCAACCCTTCTGGGTGTCTGGCCACTGGCCAGGAAGGCCGTCGCCAGTGCCCGTCTCGGCGATCCCTTCAGCATCAACATGCTTGTCAGTCTCGCAGCCATTGGCGCCGTTGCCATCGGTGAAGCCCCGGAAGGGGCCGTCGTGGTGTTCTTCTTCGCCATCGGCGAACTTCTCGAAGGCGTCGCGGCTGGCCGGGCCCGCGCGGGGATTCAGGCTCTCGCCGCCCTGGCACCCAAGACTGCCCTCCTCGTCGAAGGAACAGGCACCCGTGAAGTGCCTGCCGATCAACTCCAGGTGGGTCAGACCGTGCAGGTCAACCCGGGCGCGCGTGTGCCCGCAGACGGCAGGATCCTCCGCGGCACCTCCAGTCTCGACGACAGTCCGGTCACTGGAGAGAGCGTGCCCGTCAACAAAAGTGCCGGCGACATGGTCTTCGCCGGGAGCATCAATACCGACGGCGTCCTGGCTATTCAGGTTGAGAAGGCCGCCCACGACAACACCATCGCCCGCATCATCCACATGGTCGAGGAGGCCGAGGGCAACAAGGCGCCGACCGCCCGCTTCATCGACCGTTTCAGCCGGTGGTACACGCCGGGCGTGGTGTTGGTCTCGGCACTGGTGATTCTGGTGCCGCCCCTGGCGCTCGGGGGCGCGTGGCATGACTGGCTGTACAAGGGAATCAGCCTGCTCCTGATCGGCTGTCCCTGCGCGCTGGTGCTCAGCGTTCCCGCCTCTATCACCAGTGCCATCAGTGCCGGTACCCGGCGTGGTCTCCTCATCAAGGGGGGCGGCGCCCTGGAAACGATCGGAAGTGTCAAGACCATCGCCTTCGACAAGACCGGTACCCTCACCGCCGGGAAACCCAGAGTCACGGACGTCCTCGGACAGGGCCTGGACCGCGCCGAAGTGCTGCGCCTCGCGGCGGCCGTCGAATCCGGCAGTAGCCATCCGCTCGCCAGGGCCATCACCCAGGCCGCGCAGGAAAGTCAGATCGCCGTCCCCCCTGCTACGGAAGCCCAGGCCCTGCCAGGGAAAGGCGCGACTGCCACGGTCGAGGGCCGCGTCCTGAGTGTCATCTCGCCTCGCCACGCGGCGACCCTGGCCCCCTTAAGTGCCGAGCTCAGCCGCGCCATCACCTCCTTTGAGGAACAGGGCCGGACCGCTGTCGTGGTGCTGGAGGGCCGGACACCGCTCGGGGTGATCGCCATTCGCGACGAGCCCCGACCGGACGCGCGCGCCGCGCTGGCCCAGCTGCACGCTCTGGGTGTGAACACGGTCATGCTGACCGGCGACAATGCCCGTACAGGTCAGGCCATCGCCCGCGACCTGGGACTGGATGTGCAGGCCGAACTGCTTCCCGAAGACAAACTTCGCATCATCGCCGAACTGAAAGCCCAGGGCGGCGTGGCCATGGTCGGGGACGGCATCAACGACGCGCCGGCTCTGGCACAGAGTGATGTCGGTATCGCCATGGGCGGCGGCACCGACGTCGCATTGGAAACCGCAGATGCCGCATTGCTTCAGGAGCGCGTCACGGGCGTGGTCGACCTGGTGGTTCTCTCACGCGCCACGATGGGAAATATCAAGGTCAACATCGCCTTTGCGCTGGGCCTCAAGGCCATCTTCCTCGTCACGACCCTGCTGGGCTACACCAACCTGTGGATGGCGATCCTGGCAGACACCGGGGCCACTGCTCTGGTCACCGCGAACGCCCTGCGCCTGCTGAGCTGGAAGAGTCAGGCGGCGAGCAAGGCCCTGCCCGTCACCCCTGCGCCCCGTGCGACATGA